ggataaagaaagtgtggcctatatataccatggaatactatgcagccataaaaggatgagttcatgtcctttgtagggacatggatgaagctggaaaccatcattctcaggaaactaacacaggaacagaaaaccgaacactgcatgttctcactcataagtgggagttgaacaacgagaacacatggacacagggaggggaacatcacacatgggggcctgtcggagggtggggaggaaagtggagggagagcattaggacaaataccttaaaacctagatgacgggttgatgggtgcagcagaccACTATGGCaaatgtatacccatgtaacaaacctgcatgttctgcacatgtatcccagaacgtaaagtacattaaataaaaatttttaagtatgcaGCTCCTTCCCACTCTCTTGCTCCTACTCCAGCCATGTGATGTGTGTGcttcccctctgccttctgccatgattgtaagtttcctgaggcctccccggaaGCCAAGGAGATGCCAGcagcatgcttcctgtacagcctgtggaaccgtgagccaattaactctcttttctttataaattacccaatctcgggtatttctttaaagcagcgtgaggacagactaatacatttTCTTCACTGCATTTATAAGGatagagaagaaaacaatgaacatGCAAAGactggaaagagaggaaggaagcgTTAATACAGGGTAGAAAAGGAAGCCAGAGTTCTAGATATAATTCTGAGACTCAAGTGTAGTCAGGGTCTGAGCTTCACCTGGGTTTCCACAACTGATAGTAAGTATCAATGAATAATAATAGGCAACAAAGCCCAGAGACAGTGAGACATAATCAAGAGCTAACGGAAATGTAgaggaaaataaagacagaaatggTTACTTTTCAGTAGGAAGAAGATCCCAGAAAGCACCAGTAGGAAAGTGGAAATGTGGGACAGGAAGGGATAGTAGCCAATGCAAGTTGCATTAATGAGCACATTACCACTGTATACGGTGATAAGGATGTTCCCACTGCAGACAGCTGGGTCTCAGTCCTGCTGGGGACTCAGCAATTTGTATGCAGTACATCATAGAGTTGTCTCACTTGGTGGACAACTTGATAAGTTGTGGTGTTTATCCATAAGTCCTAACTGACATTGATTGAAATCTGCTCCTAGGATATCAGTTCTGACAACTTCAGACTGCTGCATGTGCTACCTACTTTTGTAGTCAGATAAACCCTCTGACAGAGAGTTATGAGTGGCTGAAGTAAGACATCATACACATGCATGGAAACAATAAATGGTAGGGAGCTGTTGAAGAGGCTCTGAAAGCGTCTTTATGAAAGGCACACGTCAAGTATCAAAGACTTATTCAAAGCTGATCTACGTGGCTTGGGCTAGGATGAGGCTAGTGAGAAGCCCTAGGCACCTCACTCTTAAGAAAACACTCACTCCCAGGGTCACCCACCTACAGGATCTGCACTTGGGTGACCTGAGAGTGAGTGCCTCCTTAAGCTGTGTGCTCTAGATGCCCCACCTGCCTCACAATAGTCCCAGCTCTGCTGGTCTACTGGGAGAATGACAGGCTCCCTGTTTcagcaatgatgaatggaaacaGTGGACATGCCAGATATCCAGGAGACTCTGTGCCCCCAAAAAGATGGGAAACAGTAAAAGCCGGGTCTCTTCCCTACGAGAAAAAAAGTAGGCTGGCATGAAAGAGGTTAAAAAGCAGATCCTATCCAGTAGGGTAAGACTCGGGTTATTGTCTTTCCCATATACTCCGGAAAGCCAACTCCAGAAAGTTTAAATGAGTTAGGTGAGGTCCTATAGCTGGTTAATGACCTAACCAGATATGCAGCCTGCTCCTCTGTAGCCTTCTCACCACCCAATGATTCGCTTTTTTGCTGACCTCATGATGCTCTTGAGAGAAGATAGAATAACTAGAACTGGTGATACCAACATAGACGACTAGACTAAGCCTCCTAATAAGGCTAATTTGAAGATAGTGCAAAGGTGTTCATCCTCAACATACCAGTTCACCCTCAAGTCCTTCAATAGCTGGGAAAGCCCTCCTCTCTCAGAAAATGGTAAGACTTTGCCTTCAGGTTTTTCTTGCAGACTGGATCTGGGGCTGGTgctggccacatgaatgtctaATTAATGGACAGATGATGAGAACAGCTATCATGTTATTTGTTCTGGGGCAGGAGACTCTCTGGGCCTATTTTATATGCGGAAACGTCCTTAAAGGGCAAAGGCAACTAAAGATTAGCTCAGTAATCAATTTTAGAAGTACAGTCAGGCCTCAGGGACTAAAACATCCCTCCCTTCTTAGAGCATGGCAAGATATTTCACATCATAAGGCCCTGCTGGAGGCACATAACAGCAGAAAGTAGAGTCGGTAGGAGAAGTATTGCCAACCCACAGCTCAATGGGAaatgtttctgtctttttaaatcgTAACGATGGGGCCCACCCTGAGCTTCCTGATTTGTGAAGTCTGAGTGATTTCCTCTGTGTGCTGAGAGGAAACAGCCTTCTGCACTCACAGCCGAAGGGAAAGCAGCAGGTTGGGGCTTCTTGTGGCCAACTTCAGAGCCTGTCACCAGGAAAGGtgagcctgagcctgggagtggtgggggctgggggtgctCTGAGAACCAGAAAGAACATGATTCCTAGAGTGTTTACTGCCTGAACACTTGCATCATGCAGGCATCATGCAGGCAAGCAAGATCTGGAACAATCAAGGACATGCTTCCAGGTTTTTAAGTAGGCAAAGTTCAGAGGAAATTTTAGGATCATCTTCTCCAGCTCTGGAGCACACATGTTCTTGGTGAGAAGTGAAACCTGTCTCCTCCCACATTCCCTTAACAAAGTAAGAAAAGAGTGTGCTGGAACCACCTCCAGTAATAAAATACAGTTTGAAAGGCATTAAACATGCCTCAAGCTCCCTATTGAGCAAAGGCAAAAGATATTTCTGTGGCCCCATAAGCCATCTAACCTTGGAGTGAGTTACAACGTGACAAGACTGGGTACATTTGAACTCTCCTCCTCACTGTCCACAGAAGGGGCCCCTGAGGAGACATCTGAGATTAATATCTTGGTCTTCAACCCCTTTCCCTGCATGGTCCCTTAAACATCTGCTCCCTTAATTCAagcttctcctgctccagccacaggGACACCTCAAATTCCCATCTGTACAATAAAGGGGGGTGCAAAAATGACTGATGTCCAAGTTCTGAGCTGTGGACATCAGAAACATTTAATtcatgaatcagaatctctgaggatGGATCCAAGagatgtacatttttaaagagcattCAAGTAATTCTGAGAAGCAGCACTTTTGAGCGGTGAAGAACTCAATAAACTTTGTGGTCTCTTAAAGTGTTAGTAATATAGGATTCTGTAAGTGTACATTCCTCAATGATTAAGGGCCATTTGTCACCTCAGAGTTCAGCTGGGTCttactttcctttaaaaaaaaaaaactatttaaaatcatttcaacCCCTCTTCCAAACTATGGAAAATTCCAGTGGCCTATCCAGAATTCTGCAGCACACATTCTCATTTTCTTGGTTGACAAGGACATTTTGCTTCATCTAAATTCTTTTCTCTGAATCTTGCAACTGTTTCTTCGTTTCTGCTCTGATGTCATTTATGATCGTCTGTTCATTCCTACACGCAAAATAATTATCACATAAGGCCCATGgagtgaattttattgaaggctttgGGGAGGGCCAGTAGAGTTCCTGCAGAAACAGAAACAGCTCTAGATCTAATATGAGGCAAATCTGTTCTCCAAGTCCTTCAATCAAAGAAGTTACTCAGCCAGCCTCTCTCTGTGTCCTTCCTTCATGTGTGGTGCCAATGGGAGGGAACACAGGTACCCGAGTGACCAGGGTGCAAGACACAACGAGTTTGACATGGATGGTGAGGCACAGACAGATGGTCGGGGAGGATCAATAGTCCTAGGAGGGGAAGCCGAGTGGGTTGGAAAGGCCCTGAAATCTGCTGATTGTGAAGTAGCTGACCGAGTGTGGGATTGTCTGGGAATGAGGCTGGAAACGCAGATGCGGGGAGAAGTGCATTTGTGTTCAGGAGCTTGTGTGATCAGGCAAACTGGATAACAGAGTGTTTAGCTGTATTACACAATGTTAGATTTCAGCATAATCATATTTGGAAGGGAAACAACTTCAGGAGTTGAAGGGAAGTGTTCAAGTCTCTCCAGCACGAATATATTTAGACATCTCTAGACAAAccaaattatttgattttaagaAAACAGAGTCAGGGGCCCTCCAGATCTACTTGGGAGATCTGTtcaatttccaaaagaaaaatcccaattttcttcttttttcccagGTCAGCCACTTAGGTGGGTGCCTAAGTCACTGGGCAAATTTTCTGGTTCTGAGGGTTTACCTAAACTTCCCCCAGCTGCTGAATCCCCTGATATCTCTAGCTTATGTCAGTGATATAGAATCACCCGGGGAAAAGTAATACCTAAAGCCCATTGGCATTGAGTAAATGGTATAACCGACCCTCTGCTTTTTGCTTTTGGAGTTCCTGAAAAGACAAATCCAACCTCACCCAATGTTCTCACAGCATCCTACCAACTCAAGGGCAGGGTGTTGGCCCTTCCAAGGCCATTCTCTCAAGTTCTGATATAATCCTTACTTAAAGAAGGATTAGCACAATGTATTACATTTGACTAAATTTACCTGTCTTCTCTCTAGCCACATGCCCTTCTGCCAAGACATACACCTAGATTTTTAGATCCTTGCAAGCAAAAACCATGTCTTTTCACTGTGCTGTCACCAGCTCTTTGGACTTTGCCTGACACCCTGTAGGTGGTTACACCTAtttgaggaataaataaatgaattaacaaattGTGTTTGGGACTCTTCCAGATAAGCATGGGAGGAAGGAAGATGGcgacagatgaagaaaatgtctaTGGTAAGACCATATCTCTACACCTCATACTTGCCCCCCCTAGGCTTGAGCTTAGGGTAATAAGGAGAATGGGGCTTCCTCAAGACTGAACAGAGATAAGTTCCAGAGGTGTCTCAACCCTGGGATGAAACAGCACCAGCCCTGAGATTTGCATTTTAGCTGGATCTCTGCTGTGAGAAGTTAAGTTCTGTGACTAGCCTGCTCCTTTGGTTCCACagtataaaataaggataataaacCTACTCCGATCACCGCAGAAGAAGTGCAGAGGGGATTAAATCATGCACTACCGTGAACATAATTTGTGAGGTAGAATGTTTAGAGAACAAGCATAGAGGGTTAAAACATATATTCTTTTTAGGCAGCCAgtttaagagagaaagaagagaggaaggagagaaagagggagagaaggagggaagaaggaaagagggcTTATCTCACCCCCTCAACAGTCCTCTGAGAAACAGGCCTCTATTATCACTCCCACTTTTGCCGAAGAGGCTTAATACTTAGATTATGCAACTTCCCCAAGGTTACACAACCAGCACATGGTGGGGCTGTGATTCAAACCAAGGTATCTGGGACTCCACACAGCTCTTCACTACCAGGCAGTACTGCCCCCACTGCCTGTCTCTGGGGACGGTCTCTGGGAGAATATTTCAGAGTCCATCgaaattttcaaatatgaaataaatatgtctGCATATGTGTGGATGACCAGAAATGTCAGATGAACTATTGGGCTGGACTGATAAAGAAGCATTTCTATGATAATCAGCTATAGTTGAAGCATCTACCGGTGCAGGCAGACAACccaaatacaaaaggaaaaggtGGAAATGAACGCCCAGGGGTTCAAATCTCTATTCTTAACCACTTATGCTAAAGGCAAGAAGATTCCAGTTCCCAAGGGGAAGTTAGTTAAACTTAAGTAAGATTATAACACTTGGTCTCACAGGTTTAGAAGAGAACACTCAGTCCCGGCAGGAGTCCACGCGGAGGCTCATCCTTGTTGGGAGAACAGGGGCCGGGAAGAGCGCCACTGGGAACAGCATCCTGGGCCAGAGACGGTTCCTCTCCAGGCTGGGGGCCACGTCTGTGACCAGGGCCTGCACCACGGGCAGCCGCACGTGGGACAAGTGCCACGTGGAAGTCGTGGACACTCCGGACATTTTCAGCTCCCAAGTGTCCAAGACAGATCCTGGCTGTGAGGAGAGAGGTCACTGCTACCTACTCTCGGCCCCCGGACCCCACGCGCTGCTCCTGGTGACCCAGTTGGGCCGGTTCACGACCCAGGACCAGCAGGCAGTGAGGCAGGTGAGGGACATGTTCGGGGAGGACGTCCTAAAATGGATGATCATCGTCTTCACCAGGAAGGAGGACCTGGCCGGGGGCTCCCTGCACGATTACGTGAGCAACACAGAGAACCGGGCCTTGCGCGAGCTGGTGGCCGAGTGCGGGGGCCGGGTCTGTGCCTTTGACAACCGGGCCACCGGCTGGGAGCAGGAAGCCCAGGTGGAGCAGCTGCTGGGGATGGTGGAGGGCCTGGTGCGGGAGCACAGGGGCGCCCATTACTCCAATGAGGTGTACGAGTTGGCGCAGGAGCTGAGCTGGGCAGTCCCCGAGGAGCGGCTCCGGAGGTTGGCGGAGCGCGTGGCCGCCAGGGTGCGTAGGAGGCCGTGGGGCTCCTGGCTGTCGGCCGGGCTGTGGAAGTGGCTGAAGccccccaggagctggaggctgggcCTGGCCCTGCTGCTGGGGGGCGCGCTCCTGTTCTGGGTGCTGCTCCACTGGCGCTGGTCGGAGGCTGTTGAGGAGGTCGGGCCTGACTGACAGCGCAGGTCCTAAGACTGAAGGCAACTTGGTTAAGAGAGGCTGAATTCTTGGAGCTGAAGGGAAAACTTCATTCCAACGGAAGGAATCCTGTAGTTTCAGGCATAGTTTTAATGACTCAGAAAACTTTGAATGCTGCATCATCTTTGCAACTTTGCCAAGGCTCAGAGTtcactttttaagtttttaactcattttaaatGATGTGTATgcagagttttaaaataaatgcgtCTAACAATAACTTCCTTTGGTAGTTTTGGTAGTCCAATGTCAAGTAGCTTGTAGTGGGGACAAATGCATGGCACAGGGAAAACAAGTGCCATTATTTtcgagctttttaaaaaatttagactGCCCCACCTTGATAATTTTCTAGTTCTTATACATGGGTAGATAGGTTCCTTTGTGATCCTTGTAGACTTTTAGCATCCATAAAAGAAATGTGGGGGTTACACATGTGAATGTTACTTCTGAGACATCAGTTTATAGTACAATGATTTACTACCAAGAAGATGAATGTAATTGTACTGTTACAAAGTGGAAAATAACAGTTTCCACTTTTCTAGAACATATTATGGTTCATGGCATTCCAAAATGAAGTaagggccgggcgaggtggctcacgcctgtaatcccaacactttgggaggtcgaggtgggtggatcacctgaggtcaggagttcgagaccagcctgaccaacatggcgaaaccccatctctactaaaaatacaaaaattagccaggcgtggtagcactcgcctgtaatcccagccattcaggaggctgaggcgggagaatcacttgatgcagtgagccaagatcatgccactgcactccaggctgggtgacaaagcaagaatctgtctcaaaaaaaaaaagaaaagaaagagtaggATATTGGGAAAATAACATATAATATCTTCTATAtggttattcatatttttatcacacacacacacacacagtctgtaTCTCGAGCTCCTCTCTGGTTATGGAGAAGAGGCAGAGCGCCAGGTGCATAGGCTGAGACTGCAGACACCTGAGCATCCTATGCTGTGAGGCGAAAGCATCCGGTTTTTTCGGGATGGGCCTGTCCAGGAAGGTTCTTGAATGCCACGTGATTAGAAAATGTGACGCTGACTGGTTGTGCGAATCAAACAATAGGACGtccttatttctatttctgagCATAATGAGAACCCTTTAAGGGAACTCATTGTCTTTAAATCAGCCAACCTCTAGTGAGGTCATGGAGACACGGGAAGCAGGTATTCACATTAGCTCCAttcaagaggaagaggaggaggaagggagtgtGCTCAGGCGCCCTAGGGTCTTCCCCAGCACACGTTGGGAAGGAGGGGTCTGCAAGCATGCGCACAATTGCCAGGTCAGGCTAAGGACTGCAGGAGGTTCCAGGTGGGTTGCGGGCTTCGGGCAGGCTATGGTGAGGGGTCCTGAGGGCCTTGGTGACCGCTGCAGGGAGTTGGACTTTTTGAAGCGTGGCTCAAGAAAAACCCATGTTTAATTCCTGCCTTTCGCTTCCTCAGCAGCCATACTGGGCCCATGCAGGGGCCTCGAGCCAGGGAGGGATCCTTTGATGACCGGAGAGGACAGCAGGGAGGGCACAGCGTGGTCGTCCACGGCCACTTGCGCACGAGCCAGTGCTGCTGGTGGTGTTAGACAACAACTTTTATCAAAGTGGTTTAATGTACAGCAGCAACAAAGCTGCTTTGTGGAGCGGGGCTCTGCACAGGCAatgtgcccagagtagcagctcgGAAGCAGTTCTGCAAtgatatttatacccactttcaattatatgcaaattaaggggtggaTTATgccaaaatttctagaaaaaaggTGGTAACTTCCAGGTCGTAGGATTGTTGCTATGGAAAGGAGCCAAAACTTCCAGGGGTTGCCTTAGCAATGGTAACCTGACGTGGCACTGGTGAGTTTGTTTTATGGAGAGACTCTTTCACCTCTTCCCTTTCAGCTCGTCTTCAGTGTGGTCTGGAGCCCAATCCCCACCTCCAGagtctagtcctgcctcctacctcGGTAATAAAAAGTAGTAGTATATGGTTAATTGTCAAATACATTTGCAAAGTGTAATCAAAGATATATTACCAGTCTGAATCTCAAAATGTGCTATCATCTTTGAATTTGAATAATGTATTATTAAAGAAGTTACAGTTTTCCTTTACACTCAATAACATTTCTTTagtggttttctttttcagatactttgattatgatctttttttttttttcatctttgtaacCCCGTTATACaacccagtgcctggcatataaagTGAGATCAACAAATGTTTGGAAAATGAATTGTAAAGTTGACTTTCCTGTACCTTTTTAATATTAGATTTGTAACTACCAGACTTTTgaccattttctaaattttctaccaT
This window of the Pongo abelii isolate AG06213 chromosome 6, NHGRI_mPonAbe1-v2.0_pri, whole genome shotgun sequence genome carries:
- the GIMAP1 gene encoding GTPase IMAP family member 1, which gives rise to MGGRKMATDEENVYGLEENTQSRQESTRRLILVGRTGAGKSATGNSILGQRRFLSRLGATSVTRACTTGSRTWDKCHVEVVDTPDIFSSQVSKTDPGCEERGHCYLLSAPGPHALLLVTQLGRFTTQDQQAVRQVRDMFGEDVLKWMIIVFTRKEDLAGGSLHDYVSNTENRALRELVAECGGRVCAFDNRATGWEQEAQVEQLLGMVEGLVREHRGAHYSNEVYELAQELSWAVPEERLRRLAERVAARVRRRPWGSWLSAGLWKWLKPPRSWRLGLALLLGGALLFWVLLHWRWSEAVEEVGPD